Below is a window of Fluviibacter phosphoraccumulans DNA.
AGCGACCGGTAAGTGGGTGGCCAATAAGATCGGCGTGAAGCTGGGCCCGGGGGATCTGCACGACCCGGATACCAACGTCATGCTGGGCACGACCTACATGCGCCTGGTGCTGGAAAGTCTGGATAACCACCCGGTGCTGGCTTCGGCCGCCTATAACGCCGGCCCCGGCCGTGCCCGCAAGTGGCGCGATGTGAAGCCGCTGGAAGGCGCTGTGTATGCGGAAACCATCCCGTTTTCGGAAACCCGGGACTACGTCAAAAAGGTGATGAGCAACGCGGTGTTCTACCAGACGCTGATGACGGGGAACTCGCCATCGCTGAAGGTGATGCTGGGTACGATTGCGCCAAAGTCGGCGAAAACCGATTCAGCGCCAGAACTGCCTTGAAATGGCATAAAATGTTGAAATTAGCGACTAACCACTGATCAGACGATCGACCAAGGAAGACTCATGCTGAAGAACCACAAAATTCTCCTCATTGGTGGCACCGGTTTTGTTGGCCGTCATCTGGCCCGTGTGCTGGTCGATGCCGGCGTGCAGGTCACTATTCCGACCCGCCGTTACGAAAAGAATCGTGACATCACCATGCTGCCGAGCGTGATTCTGGTCGAGGCCGACATCAACGAAGATGGCGTGCTTGAGGGTTTAGCCACCGGCAAAGATGCCGTGATCAACCTGGTTGGCATTCTGCATGATCTGAATCCAGCCATTCCTTACGGTAAAGGATTCGCTGCCGCACACGTTGAGCTGCCCAAGAAAATTGTGGCCGCTTGTAAGGCTGCCGGTGTGAAGCGTTTGCTGCATATGAGCGCACTGCATGCTGGCAAGAAGGCACCTTCGGAATACCTGCGCTCTAAGGCTGCGGGCGAAGAAGTCGTTGCCAACTCCGGTTTGGTCACCACGATTTTCCGTCCGTCGGTTATTTTTGGCGCGCGCGATTCGTTTATTAATACGTTTGCCAAATTACTGCGCGCGTTCCCGATCATGCCTTTGGGCGGTGCGAATGCACGTTTTCAGCCAGTCTCCGTAGCTGATGTGGTCAATGCGTTTGTTCAGTCTTTACGCAGCCCCAGCATGGAAGGTCAGGCTTACGACCTGTGTGGTCCTAAGGTCTACACGCTCAGAGAACTCGTGGAATACACGGGTGAGGTTATTGGCTTCAAGCGCAAGATCATTGCGCTGCCAGAAAGCCTGGCTTATGTTCAGGCCGGTTTTTTATCGTTGCTGCCGAACCCGATGATGTCGCAAGACAACCTGCGTTCCATGGAAGTCGATAGCGTCTGTGGTCCCGGCTGTAAGGCCCCGGCAGGTTGGAATCCAGAGCCCCTGGAAGCCGTCGCGCCTTTATATCTGCTCGATAGCGGTGATGCGGCTCAGTTTGCCGAATACCGCAGCCGCGCCGGTCGCTAAGCGTTTTACGTCACCGCACCACGGCTGAGGCATTGAGGTCGTGAAAATCTACGTCGTGGGTGGCGCCGTGCGCGATCGCCTGCTTGGCTTGACGCCTGGTGACCGCGACTATGTGGTGGTGGGGGGCTCTCCCGATGAAATGATCGCCGCCGGTTATCAACCGGTGGGCAAAGACTTCCCTGTGTTTCTCCATCCGCAGACGCATGAAGAATACGCGTTGGCGCGAACCGAGCGTAAAACGGGCCAAGGCTATCACGGCTTCAGTTGCTATGCAGCGCCCGATGTGACGCTAGAAGAAGACCTGGCGCGTCGCGACCTTACCATCAACGCTATGGCAGAAGATGCCACGGGTGCGGTCATTGACCCCTATGGGGGCCAACAGGATCTGCAGGCGCAGGTATTTCGCCATGTGAGCGAAGCCTTTGCCGAAGACCCGGTGCGTATATTGCGCGTGGCCCGTTTTGCGGCGCGCTTCCCACAATTTACGGTGGCCCCGGAAACGCAGTCACTGATGTGCTCGATGGTGCGCTCGGGCGAAACCAAACATCTGGTGGCCGAGCGTGTGTGGCAGGAATTGTCACGCGGCCTGATGGCCGACCAGCCCGAACGCATGTTCATGGTGTTGGCTAACTGCGGCGCCGCGCCAGATCTGTTTGCGGGCGTGCTGCCACCGGCGGGTGTACTGGCCTGTGCCGTACAGAAACATTTGTCATTACCGGTACGCGTAGCCCTCTGGCTTTCGGCTTGCGCCGACCAACAAGTCAGTGCCCTTGCTAAAGATTTGCGCCTGCCGACCGATTGCAAAGACATGGCACTGCTTCTAGTCCGGTATCAGAAGGCCTTGCTAACACTCGATGAACTCAGCGCAGAAGACCAACTCAACACGCTAGAACGTTGTGATGCGCTACGTCGAACGGATCGTTTTAAAGAGTTGCTCTCTGCGTTGTCGTGTCTGGGGGCCGATGCATTACTCGCCGAGCGCTGGTTAAAAACGCTGGCCGCAGCGGCCGGTGTCGATGCCGGTGCCATCGCACTGGCCGTTCGTACACAAGAACACATTGCCACCCGTATACGCGATGCGCGTATCGAAGCCATACAGAATATTGCCTGAGGTAAAAACATTGTCCGACGCACTGTCACTTGAAGTTATTAGCCGTTACCCAAGCAAGGGTAAGCGCCGCACACCTTTGTTATTTATTCACGGTGCTTTTACCGCTGCCTGGGTATGGTCAGACCATTTTTTGGATTGGTTTGCCGAGCGCGGTTGGCCCGTGCACGCGATTTCCTTGCGTGGGCATGGGGGCAGCGAGGGGCATGAGATGCTCGGCCAGTGGGGTATTGATCACTACGTGGCCGACGTGATGCAGGTGATCGATGAGATCGGCGAAGCCCCGGTGCTCATCGGTCACTCGATGGGCGGTTTCGTGGTGCAGAAGTGCCTGACGCAAGCGGAGTTTCCTGCGGCGGTGCTGATGTGTTCCGTACCCCCTAAAGGATTGCTCGCCAGCTCGTTGTCGATGATCTGGTCGCATCCTGATCTGATGGGCAGCTTGTCGCAGTTGATGACGGGTGGCCCGGTGGATATCGACTCGCTCAAGGATGCGCTCTTCGCGCAGCCGGCCTCAATGACCGATTTGCAGCGCTATCTGATGCTGTCGCAAATGGAGTCGCAACGCGCCATTTGGGATATGACCATGTTCAATCTGATCAATCCAGAGCGTTTGAAGCCTGTGCCCAAGCTGATCATTGGCGCAGAGCTCGATCACATTATCCCTGCCAACCAGGTGCGAGATACCGCTGAAACCTACGGTGTGGAGCCGGTGATCTTTCCGGGCATGGGCCATGGCCTGATGCTGGAACGCGACTGGGAGCACGTTGCCGATGTGCTGAATGATTGGTTGGTGGCGGTAGTGCCAGATGCACCGAAGGCTAAAAAGGTAGGCTAACCCGCATTTTTTAGGGCGTATTCGATCTGTCACCAGTAAATAGTTTGCTTTACAGGACGTTTTTATTCTATAGAATGAAAACGTCTTGGGGAGGACGTGATGAAAAGCCAATTAAAGTCCGCAAGCAACGAAAGATCTGCCGTCTTGAGTATGGCAGTTTCTGAAGTTGCGGACCGTTTAGGTATTGGGCCAACAGATACCGGTGACATTGTGGGGCTGAGTCAACCTACGGCGTCTCGCATGCTTAAAGGCAACTATCTTTTGAAAGAGCACAGCAAGGAATGGGAACTGTCTGCTCATTTGGTGCGGCTGTATCGTGCGTTGTTTTCTATGGTGGGCGGAAGCGATGAGTTGGCTAGCGGTTGGCTGCGTTCGTCGAATAAGGCCTTCGATAGTCAAAAACCAATCGATCTGATCAAACGCGTAGACGGATTGCTAAATGTCTGTGAATACCTGGACGCCCACCGCGCTCGCATCTGAAGCAAGACCTTGGAGTGGCACTGGATGGCGTGCTGTTGAGGCGCAAAACCAGGTTGCCACGATGGGGCTTGTGCACGGCAATGTGAAGCGTCAGGCGCTTCTTGAAGATATCCTGGAAGAAGTTAAGCCAGCACAGCCTTCAGAAACGGTGGCTATGCACTGGCTATTGTTTACCCCGTTTCGTTATAAACCTTTAGCTTGTGGCTCACGATTTAGACGAAGGCAAGATCCAGGCGTCTTTTATGGGGCAGTTGATCGAAAGACCGCATGTGCTGAGAGCGGATATTGGCGGCTGCGCTTCTGGATGGATAGTGAATACCTTCGGGAAAAAACGCAATCAGTACCTGTGACGCTGTTTGAATTTCATGGCGAGGCACACAGTGCAATTAATTTAACGGCTAACCCATTTGTCACAGAGTCTACCAAGTGGATGAGCCCAGATGATTACACAGCTACGCAAGAGCTCGCTGATGTTGCAAGACTGGCGAATGTGGAATTGATTCGTTATGGTTCTGTACGCAACCACGGTGGAGACTGTATTGCGGTTCTATCGCCCGACGTGTTTAAACGAGTCGATGAGCCGTTTCGGGAGAACCTGCAAAGCTGGACATTGACGATATGCCCGCCAGCCAACGTGGTTTGGCAACGATCGTTATCAAGTGAGGGTTGGGCGTTTGACTTTAAAGCGTGTGTGACCGATCGCTGCGGATAAAACCGGGGATGCGCAGCGTTGCCGGCAAGCCTTTGGTGAGCAGAATGACCTTGAAGAACTCACCCATTTCGGCGGGCGACAGCAACGTCTGAACGGCGTGCTGCGTGCGAACCCAGGCCGGTGTGGTTTGCGCAGGATCAGCCGGTTGTTCGGTCGCCAGGATGTCGAGTAGCCCGGCGTCCATCAGCCAACCTGCCTGTGTGCAGTAACCGGTGACGTCCATACCGGCATCAAACCCGGCTTCGGCAATGGCGGTAAAGTCTACGTGGGCGGTGATGTCCTGCAGACCGGGCCAATAAAAAGGCTCGGGATGCGCGCGATGGCGGTAGTGGCACATGAGTGTGCCGCCGGTGCGTTCGTGATGATAAAACTCGTGACGTGGAAAGCCGTAGTCGATGAGCAGCAAGGCGCCCTGCGTCATGCGTTGCGCCAGCGTAGCAATCCAGGCCGGGCCGGCCTCCGGTATTTCGGTGGTGTAGTCATCAGGCCAATCGTATTTACTGGCGAGCGCACGGATATGCTCGGCACGCTCCGGGCTGGTATGGCCGGGGGTGGTGATGAAGCGGATGCCATCATCAACGGTTTCTAAACTGACGCCCAGGCGCTGGCCGTGGCCGTCTTTCCAGTGCACCAGTTCTATGGGCATGGCATCGAGCACTTCGTTACCGACGAGTACGCCTTCAATTCTGTCGGGCAGGCTGCTCAGCCAGTGAATGCGATCCATGAGGTGTGGCACGGCGGCTTGCAGATGCTGGCGTTGGCGTTCAGCCAGCTCGGCCGAGAGTTCGAGAATGTCGTAGCGTTCGGGCAACTGGTCCATGGCCTCCAGCGCCTGGAGCAAATTACCCGCCAGTTTGCCGGTGCCGGCACCGGCTTCGGTGAGGTGGGGTTTGCTGGCCGCCAGGATGGGGGTAATGGTGTTGGCCAGGGTGCGGCCGAAGAGCGGCGTCATTTCCGGGCCGGTGACAAAGTCACCCGCGGCACCAAACTTATGCGCCCCACCACTGTAGTAGCCCAGCGCTGGCGCGTAGAGGGCCAGCCCCATGAATTCGGTAAAGGGTATCCAGCCACCGGCTGCTTCAATCGCTGCCAGGATTTTTGCGCAGAGTGCCTGACTGTGCGCCTGCGCTTCGCTATCCGGTTGCGGCAGCGGATCTTGGCCGCGGGGTGAGACTGGCTGAATGATGGGGGGCAGAGACATGAGGCAACGGTTCGGTGACAGTAGAGCAGGAGGATAGCGCATGCGACAATACGCGTCATTCTTATTGCTGCTAAATGCCCTTTGCCGTGACTCAAACCACCGATACGTTGATGACCCAGGCACCTGTGATGCTGATCACCGGGGCGGCTCGTCGCGTGGGCGCAGCGATTGCTACGGCCTTGCACGCCAGTGGCGCACGCATTGCCTTGCATGCGCGGCAATCGGTGGCGGAGGCCGAAGGACTGGCCGCGCAGCTAAATGCGGTGCGGGCGGATTCGGCTGCGGTATTGACAGCCGATCTGCTGGATACGTCGCGCATTACGCCGCTGGTCGCAGACGTGGTGGCACGCTTTGGCCGGCTTGATGGGTTGGTTTGCAATGCGTCGTCGTTCTTTCCGACGCCGCTGGGGCAGATTGGTGAAGCCGACTGGCACGACCTGGTGGGTAGCAATTTCAAGGCACCGCTCTTTCTGGCACAGGCGGCCGCACCGCATCTGCGGGCGGCGGGCGGTTGCATTATCAATATCACCGACATCCATGCCGAAAGGCCGCTGGCCGGTTATCCGTTGTATGCGGCGGCCAAGGGCGCCTTGCTGACGCTGACGCGTGCGCTGGCCATTGAGCTGGCGCCCGACGTGCGGGTCAATGCGGTGGCACCGGGGCCGATACTCTGGCCGGAAGATGGCCAATTTGATGTGGCCGAGCGCCAGGCGATTGTGCAACACACCTTGCTCAAGCGCGCTGGTACGCCGGAAGACATTGCCCGCACCGTACGTTTTCTGATGCTGGATGCGCCGTATATTACGGGGCAGGTTATTAATGTTGATGGGGGCCGCAGCGCCCACCTTGCTACTTAAAGTTTTTGAATCATGCCCAATCAATCCCCCGAAGCACTTTCGCAAAACCTACAGAAGCTCCGCCGTTTTATTGAAAACCGTGTGGGCAAGGCCATTGGCGATTACAAGATGATCGAAGATGGCGACACCGTGATGGTGTGTCTGTCGGGCGGTAAGGATTCGTACACGCTGCTGGATGTGCTGCTGGCGCTGCGTAAGCGCGCCCCCATTGATTTCCGCATCATTGCGATGAATCTGGATCAGAAGCAGCCGGGCTTTCCGGCCGAGGTGTTGCCGAACTATCTGGAAAAGCTGGGTGTGGAATACCGCATCGTGACGCAGGATACCTACTCGATCGTGAAAGAGAAGGTGCCCGAGGGTAAGACCACGTGTTCACTCTGTTCACGGTTACGTCGAGGCATTATCTACAAGACTGCCAGCGAGCTGGGTGCCAATAAGATTGCGCTGGGTCACCACCGTGATGACATCGTGCACACCTTGTTTTTGAACATGCTGTTTGGCGGCAAGCTGAAGGCGATGCCACCGAAACTGGTGACCGATAACGGCGATTACATGGTGATTCGTCCGCTGGCTTATGTGCCGGAAGCAGACATCATCCGTTACGCCCGCGGTGTGAACTTCCCAATTATTCCGTGCAATCTGTGTGGCACGCAAGAGAACCTGCAGCGCCAGAAAATCCGCGAGATGATGGCTGATTGGGATGCGCGTTACCCGGGGCGTACCGAGTCGGTCATGACGGCGATTCAGAATGTGGTGCCCTCACATCTGGGCGATCGCAGCCTCTTTGATTTTGAAGGCCTGCAAGCAGGCTACGCAGATGCCATTCCTGGCGGTGGCGATATTGCTTTCGATACGGAGAGCTACGATACCGAGAGTTGTGAGACCCCGGTGCTGGGTGATGAGGCGCAGGTCATTACGTTTGGCGCGAAGCCAAAACCCTAGCGACTCAGATCGACGGGTCGTCGATGTCGGTGGCCCGGACGGTATGTGCCGGATCGAGCGCGAGTGCGCGCTGTGCGCTCTTGGCTGCAACGTCTTCCTGAACCAGGACTTCCTGTTGCTGGCGTGATATGAATTCTTCGAGGCTATCAATGCCGCGGAACTGCAGAATGGTATTGCGCACGGCGGCTTCGAGCAGCACTGCCAGGTTGCGGCCGGCAGCCACCGGGATATTCACTTTGCGCACCGACACGCCCAGGATCTCCTGGGTTTGTGCCTCAAACGGCAGACGTGGCGTATCGATATTAGGCTGTTGACGATGCAGATGTACGATGAGTTTGAGGCGCATCTTGCGGCGCGAGGCCGTTTCGCCAAAGATGGTGCGGATGTTGAGCAGACCGAGGCCGCGCACCTCGAGGAAGTCACGTAGCAAGCTGGGGCAGCTGCCGAAGATGACATTCGGTGCCACGCGGGTGAGTTCAACCACATCATCAGCTACCAGGCCGTGACCGCGAGAGATCAATTCCAGCGCCAGTTCACTTTTACCCGACCCGGAGTCACCGGTGATCATCACGCCCATGCCGAGCACGTCCATAAACACGCCGTGCAGGTTGGTGTTGGTACCCAGCTTTCTGGCAAGGTAGTGACGCAACTGATCGATGACGACGGAGCAAGACAGGGTGGAAGAAAATAGCGGGGTGCCGGTTTTTTCACATGCCTCACGCAGTTCGTCCAGCACGGGCAGATTGTCGGCGACAATAATGGCCGGTGGGGCTGCCTGACACAGATCTTCGAAGACGGATTGGCGACGTTGGGCACGGGTGCGTAGCGCCCACTTCTGCTCGGCACTGCCCACGACCTGTAAACGGTCCGGGTGAATAATATTGAGGTGACCGACGATGTCAGAGCCATAGGCATCGGTTTCCACGAGGCGGATGCTGCGGTTGCAGCCGATGCTGCCGACCCAGCTCAGCGCCAGACGATCTTTGTACGCCTCGAAAAGCTGGGCAACGCTGAGTTCTTTCATAGGTCGCTTAGGCGATTAAACGTGGTTGCTGGCAAAAAGCGTCAGAACCTCGACCGCTTCGGTACTGCTGCGTAGCTTTTCGCGGAGTTCCGGGTCCGAAAAGTGCTGGGCGAGTTCCGACAAAAGCTGTAGATGCTCTTCCGTGCTTTGCTCCGGCACCAGCAGAAAGAAAGCCAGATCCACCGGGCGGTTATCGGGTGCGTCGAAGGGAATCGGTGTGTTCAGACGATAGAACATACCCGCTGCTTGGCGCAGGCCTTTAAGACGACCATGCGGAATGCCAACGCCCTGACCCAGACCCGTAGAACCGAGTTGCTCACGCATCTTCAGGCAGTCATGGATCATGGCCTCGCTCACGCCGAGGCGTTGTCCGAGTGCTTTTGCGGCCTCGGCAAACAACGCTTCCTTGGTGACGGGTTTAGCCGTCAGGACAATGGCATCCTGCGTCAGTAATTGGGCAATGGCATTCATGGAATAAAAGGCGGGCACATCACATGCCCGCCATTCGGGTTAGCGGTTACTCGAGATGGCTGGCGACCGTTTGGCCCCGACCGTGATCCTGGATCTTCTGCTTGTATTTCTGGACCTGACGGTCCAGCTTGTCGGTTAGGTCATCAACCGCAGCATACAGGTTCGGGTCGATACTCTCGACAAAAATATCTTTGCCCGGAACGTGCAGGGTGACTTCCGCTTTCTGATTCAGTTTTTCCACACTGAGCACGACATGAATATCAATGACGTGATCGAAATGGCGCGTGACCTTTTGCAGCTTCTGGCTCACGTATTCGCGGATAGCGGGGCTGACTTCCAGATGATGACCACTGATTTGCAGATTCATACTGCCTCCTCTAAAGGGTCTTGCGCAAACTGGCGGTGGGAAGACCCATCGCCTCACGGTATTTTGCTATGGTACGGCGTGCTACGACAATGCCTTCGGCACTAAATTGATCACAAATTTGTTGGTCCGAGAGTGGTTTTTTCGGATTCTCTCCCCCGATCAGCTGACGGATTCGGGCTTTAATGGCAGTGGCGGAAGCGGCGCCACCGTCATCCGTGCCGACATGGCTGCCAAAAAAGTATTTAAATTCAAAGACTCCGCGCGGCGTCGCCATGAATTTCTGGGAAGTAACGCGGGAAATGGTGGATTCGTGCAAGCCCAGTTGGTCGGCAATTTCGCGCAGGACCAGCGGGCGCATGGCCAGCTCACCTTTTTCAAAAAAAGCGGCCTGTTCGTCCACAATGGCCTGCGCCACCCGTTCGATGGTCTCGAAACGTTGCTGGATATTCTTGATGAGCCAACGGGCTTCTTGCAGCTGCCCCGTGAGGCCACTGTGGCCACCGCTCGCTTGCCGAAGCAAACCGGCATAGAGCCGATTGATTTTGAGTCGGGGCAAAGCATCCGGATTGGTCGTGGCCATCCAGCGATCGGCTTTAGCTTTGGGGGTTTTGCGCACCAGAACATCGGGAATGATGTACGGGCTGGCATCGTCGAGGAAGC
It encodes the following:
- a CDS encoding class I SAM-dependent methyltransferase, producing the protein MSLPPIIQPVSPRGQDPLPQPDSEAQAHSQALCAKILAAIEAAGGWIPFTEFMGLALYAPALGYYSGGAHKFGAAGDFVTGPEMTPLFGRTLANTITPILAASKPHLTEAGAGTGKLAGNLLQALEAMDQLPERYDILELSAELAERQRQHLQAAVPHLMDRIHWLSSLPDRIEGVLVGNEVLDAMPIELVHWKDGHGQRLGVSLETVDDGIRFITTPGHTSPERAEHIRALASKYDWPDDYTTEIPEAGPAWIATLAQRMTQGALLLIDYGFPRHEFYHHERTGGTLMCHYRHRAHPEPFYWPGLQDITAHVDFTAIAEAGFDAGMDVTGYCTQAGWLMDAGLLDILATEQPADPAQTTPAWVRTQHAVQTLLSPAEMGEFFKVILLTKGLPATLRIPGFIRSDRSHTL
- a CDS encoding PTS sugar transporter subunit IIA; translated protein: MPAFYSMNAIAQLLTQDAIVLTAKPVTKEALFAEAAKALGQRLGVSEAMIHDCLKMREQLGSTGLGQGVGIPHGRLKGLRQAAGMFYRLNTPIPFDAPDNRPVDLAFFLLVPEQSTEEHLQLLSELAQHFSDPELREKLRSSTEAVEVLTLFASNHV
- the hprK gene encoding HPr(Ser) kinase/phosphatase, whose protein sequence is MKELSVAQLFEAYKDRLALSWVGSIGCNRSIRLVETDAYGSDIVGHLNIIHPDRLQVVGSAEQKWALRTRAQRRQSVFEDLCQAAPPAIIVADNLPVLDELREACEKTGTPLFSSTLSCSVVIDQLRHYLARKLGTNTNLHGVFMDVLGMGVMITGDSGSGKSELALELISRGHGLVADDVVELTRVAPNVIFGSCPSLLRDFLEVRGLGLLNIRTIFGETASRRKMRLKLIVHLHRQQPNIDTPRLPFEAQTQEILGVSVRKVNIPVAAGRNLAVLLEAAVRNTILQFRGIDSLEEFISRQQQEVLVQEDVAAKSAQRALALDPAHTVRATDIDDPSI
- the hpf gene encoding ribosome hibernation-promoting factor, HPF/YfiA family, with amino-acid sequence MNLQISGHHLEVSPAIREYVSQKLQKVTRHFDHVIDIHVVLSVEKLNQKAEVTLHVPGKDIFVESIDPNLYAAVDDLTDKLDRQVQKYKQKIQDHGRGQTVASHLE
- the cca gene encoding multifunctional CCA tRNA nucleotidyl transferase/2'3'-cyclic phosphodiesterase/2'nucleotidase/phosphatase (catalyzes the addition and repair of the essential 3'-terminal CCA sequence in tRNAs without using a nucleic acid template; phosphohydrolase activities include hydrolysis of pyrophosphate, 5'-nucleoside tri- and diphosphates, NADP, and 2'-AMP with the production of Pi, metal-dependent phosphodiesterase activity for 2',3'-cAMP, 2',3'-cGMP, and 2',3'-cCMP, and hydrolysis 2',3'-cyclic substrates with the formation of 2'-nucleotides and 3'-nucleotides; these phosphohydrolase activities are probably involved in the repair of the tRNA 3'-CCA terminus degraded by intracellular RNases) — protein: MKIYVVGGAVRDRLLGLTPGDRDYVVVGGSPDEMIAAGYQPVGKDFPVFLHPQTHEEYALARTERKTGQGYHGFSCYAAPDVTLEEDLARRDLTINAMAEDATGAVIDPYGGQQDLQAQVFRHVSEAFAEDPVRILRVARFAARFPQFTVAPETQSLMCSMVRSGETKHLVAERVWQELSRGLMADQPERMFMVLANCGAAPDLFAGVLPPAGVLACAVQKHLSLPVRVALWLSACADQQVSALAKDLRLPTDCKDMALLLVRYQKALLTLDELSAEDQLNTLERCDALRRTDRFKELLSALSCLGADALLAERWLKTLAAAAGVDAGAIALAVRTQEHIATRIRDARIEAIQNIA
- a CDS encoding RES family NAD+ phosphorylase — translated: MSVNTWTPTALASEARPWSGTGWRAVEAQNQVATMGLVHGNVKRQALLEDILEEVKPAQPSETVAMHWLLFTPFRYKPLACGSRFRRRQDPGVFYGAVDRKTACAESGYWRLRFWMDSEYLREKTQSVPVTLFEFHGEAHSAINLTANPFVTESTKWMSPDDYTATQELADVARLANVELIRYGSVRNHGGDCIAVLSPDVFKRVDEPFRENLQSWTLTICPPANVVWQRSLSSEGWAFDFKACVTDRCG
- a CDS encoding alpha/beta hydrolase, with translation MSDALSLEVISRYPSKGKRRTPLLFIHGAFTAAWVWSDHFLDWFAERGWPVHAISLRGHGGSEGHEMLGQWGIDHYVADVMQVIDEIGEAPVLIGHSMGGFVVQKCLTQAEFPAAVLMCSVPPKGLLASSLSMIWSHPDLMGSLSQLMTGGPVDIDSLKDALFAQPASMTDLQRYLMLSQMESQRAIWDMTMFNLINPERLKPVPKLIIGAELDHIIPANQVRDTAETYGVEPVIFPGMGHGLMLERDWEHVADVLNDWLVAVVPDAPKAKKVG
- a CDS encoding MbcA/ParS/Xre antitoxin family protein; this translates as MKSQLKSASNERSAVLSMAVSEVADRLGIGPTDTGDIVGLSQPTASRMLKGNYLLKEHSKEWELSAHLVRLYRALFSMVGGSDELASGWLRSSNKAFDSQKPIDLIKRVDGLLNVCEYLDAHRARI
- a CDS encoding pteridine reductase, whose product is MTQAPVMLITGAARRVGAAIATALHASGARIALHARQSVAEAEGLAAQLNAVRADSAAVLTADLLDTSRITPLVADVVARFGRLDGLVCNASSFFPTPLGQIGEADWHDLVGSNFKAPLFLAQAAAPHLRAAGGCIINITDIHAERPLAGYPLYAAAKGALLTLTRALAIELAPDVRVNAVAPGPILWPEDGQFDVAERQAIVQHTLLKRAGTPEDIARTVRFLMLDAPYITGQVINVDGGRSAHLAT
- the ttcA gene encoding tRNA 2-thiocytidine(32) synthetase TtcA: MPNQSPEALSQNLQKLRRFIENRVGKAIGDYKMIEDGDTVMVCLSGGKDSYTLLDVLLALRKRAPIDFRIIAMNLDQKQPGFPAEVLPNYLEKLGVEYRIVTQDTYSIVKEKVPEGKTTCSLCSRLRRGIIYKTASELGANKIALGHHRDDIVHTLFLNMLFGGKLKAMPPKLVTDNGDYMVIRPLAYVPEADIIRYARGVNFPIIPCNLCGTQENLQRQKIREMMADWDARYPGRTESVMTAIQNVVPSHLGDRSLFDFEGLQAGYADAIPGGGDIAFDTESYDTESCETPVLGDEAQVITFGAKPKP
- a CDS encoding complex I NDUFA9 subunit family protein, encoding MLKNHKILLIGGTGFVGRHLARVLVDAGVQVTIPTRRYEKNRDITMLPSVILVEADINEDGVLEGLATGKDAVINLVGILHDLNPAIPYGKGFAAAHVELPKKIVAACKAAGVKRLLHMSALHAGKKAPSEYLRSKAAGEEVVANSGLVTTIFRPSVIFGARDSFINTFAKLLRAFPIMPLGGANARFQPVSVADVVNAFVQSLRSPSMEGQAYDLCGPKVYTLRELVEYTGEVIGFKRKIIALPESLAYVQAGFLSLLPNPMMSQDNLRSMEVDSVCGPGCKAPAGWNPEPLEAVAPLYLLDSGDAAQFAEYRSRAGR